A genomic stretch from Microcebus murinus isolate Inina chromosome 19, M.murinus_Inina_mat1.0, whole genome shotgun sequence includes:
- the TAF1A gene encoding LOW QUALITY PROTEIN: TATA box-binding protein-associated factor RNA polymerase I subunit A (The sequence of the model RefSeq protein was modified relative to this genomic sequence to represent the inferred CDS: inserted 2 bases in 2 codons; substituted 3 bases at 3 genomic stop codons), which produces MDLAALKRDMMFLPRSQIIWKVGSEILFCHSQSSVETLRTFADQMKNIGVTSYLKISLQHALSLLHHRNSNRNLSQAETQRYXSSQEILINLIQADEGVSQYYAWSKKKMELSKLGKDDYAYGTAMXNGLSHSWKTSVNLCALIQIHGVWDSFVKSHVAMLEFYGEQEEAQEVLSEYAHDEKFPSNPNTHSYSYTFLKTEKVPRGKLLSVLKILYQIVPSRKFHILENQKKNTTNWGLKVLFGVLDFVGCSKHITAWKHWAKYLIQSLMGTHLAWTQEEXNSRKNXWPNFRFSYFXAKGDWKGDTALAWKRTFGDGILLGKGCRYIWYILKQDHQVLRKKIKQMKKSVKKCSIISPGLCY; this is translated from the exons ATTATTTGGAAGGTCGGAAGTGAAATTCTATTTTGTCATTCCCAAAGCAGTGTGGAGACTCTTCGTACTTTTGctgatcaaatgaaaaatattggcGTTACTAGTTATTTAAAGATCTCTTTACAACATGCATTATCCCTTCTGCATCATAGAAATTCGAACAGAAATCTGAGTcaggcagagacacagagat TGTCTTCCCAGGAAATATTAATCAACCTTATTCAGGCCGATGAAGGGGTTTCGCAGTATTATGCTTGGTCTAAAAAGAAGATGGAATTGTCAAAGCTTGGAAAGGATGATTACGCTTATGGCACAGCAATGTGAAATGGGCTCAGCCACAGCTGGAAGACATCTGTAAATCTCTGTGCATTGATTCAAATTCATGGAGTTTGGGACTCTTTTGTGAAGAGTCATGTAGCAATGCTGGAATTCTATGGGGAACAAGAGGAAGCCCAGGAGGTACTCAGTGAGTATGCACATGATGAAAAGTTTCCATCAAATCCAAATACTCATAGCTACTCATACACCTTCCTAAAGACAGAGAAGGTACCAAGAGGAAAACTGCTAAGTGTGCTTAAGATTTTATATCAGATTGTACCATCTCGTAAATTCCATAtattagaaaatcagaaaaagaacacCACAAACTGGGGGCTGAAGGTATTATTTGGAGTCTTGGATTTTGTTGGCTGCTCTAAGCATATAACTGCTTGGAAACATTGGGCAAAATATCTGATACAGAGCTTAATGGGGACCCACCTGGCATGGACACAAGAAGAATGAAACTCCAGGAAAAACTAGTGGCCAAACTTTCGATTCAGCTACT GGGCAAAAGGTGATTGGAAGGGAGATACAGCTCTGGCTTGGAAGAGAACTTTTGGAGATGGAATACTGTTAGGGAAAGGTTGTAGatatatttggtatattttaaaacaagatcATCAAGtcttaaggaagaaaattaagcagatgaagaaatcagtgaaaaaaTGCAGTATTATAAGTCCAGGACTCTGCTATTGA